A stretch of Phoenix dactylifera cultivar Barhee BC4 chromosome 16, palm_55x_up_171113_PBpolish2nd_filt_p, whole genome shotgun sequence DNA encodes these proteins:
- the LOC103718793 gene encoding uncharacterized protein LOC103718793 isoform X1, which yields MFSKFIQFSKHKAFIKTLRSIGELWKILSWLHEVNLRRKSMDCGEANAYGERHSVLMGAIFMCNRLTKKECLERKLFGLPSRQAGFLKNVKAGMLLFLFEHEERKLYGVFEATSDGALNIMPNAFLSSGKSYPAQILCKRIWFCKPLSEDEFRDAINENYYQPYKFDFGLSYDQVLRLIHLFSLKKIRVSQFQRGMPNKLIKQFENSYLGNERVRGKPGSSFDSYEHKPLLTSDDSVVVSQHGRDPTVPCATRALPDLTRSSSQNDYALRRTFPITSPYVHRYYDTVPGCGAELPYIDLGLNRPSLAEELNAHTRYFSDAQVPYLRSQPSLLSDPKTFELPSNYRSMDVCASDGTYKGSSFTICEPSRVGLPSIGSVGCPKPFIGSGGCTDLQDYKHSSILDHHDSSASKIFASLGMNMTKGIDSRPSSHSLGIAHDDPKATLQDDGLRGQHRWVSGPSPDFISLPEDDSSLFHSSLSKDASVISNSSLEFEEGNGYQELRSYQLMHDEGYDDGYYPTSVSSRLHSDNYQKRTSVFSRLSKASETRRQCKVVCKPYRNPSLDQLLDALSQRRDLLSKMDKMVPQKSSIQDDDQQYEKITDMEPVLATSVGEFETNSKEVAEESSEIPFLNFKRRSEVRKMEGGNEARADIEGRSDEGSLGKRRRLVRPSFCEDECQDVQKSSQEIVRGGVLVKNGEAENTVDGDSSVRIYEESGNKSSSSPAGCTLSCVIDKLKIDSNGLNACMNDTAGRCLLKSNADHTVVSTWNTKHEEKANTALQAAGVDLSVLQGYSESRHQKFGEGSEAFLVKTDNIESEDYRPLKWEKIRLAE from the exons GAAATCCATGGATTGTGGTGAGGCAAATGCCTATGGTGAACGGCATTCTGTCCTTATGGGTGCAATTTTCATGTGCAACCGCTTGACAAAGAAGGAATGCCTTGAGCGAAAACTTTTTGGCCTTCCCTCTCGCCAAGCAGGTTTTCTGAAGAATGTTAAAGCTGGCATGCTGTTATTTCTCTTTGAGCATGAAGAGAGAAAACTATATGGTGTGTTTGAAGCAACTTCTGATGGTGCATTAAATATTATGCCTAATGCTTTTCTCTCATCAGGGAAGTCCTATCCTGCTCAG ATTCTTTGCAAGCGGATTTGGTTTTGTAAACCACTGTCTGAAGATGAATTTCGTGATGCTATTAATGAAAACTACTACCAGCCCTACAAATTTGATTTTGGTTTGTCATATGACCAG GTTTTAAGGCTTATTCACCTATTTTCTCTAAAGAAGATTAGAGTATCGCAGTTCCAGAGAGGGATGCCCAATAAACTCATAAAACAGTTTGAAAACTCATATTTGGGCAATGAGAGGGTGCGTGGAAAACCCGGGTCTAGCTTTGATTCATATGAACATAAGCCTCTTCTAACATCGGATGATTCTGTAGTTGTCTCTCAACATGGACGGGACCCAACAGTACCTTGTGCTACCAGAGCACTACCTGATTTGACTCGTTCATCATCTCAAAATGATTATGCTCTGAGGAGAACATTTCCTATTACTTCTCCCTATGTTCATCGTTATTACGACACTGTCCCAGGTTGTGGGGCTGAACTTCCCTATATTGATTTAGGCTTGAACCGTCCTTCCCTGGCTGAAGAATTGAATGCTCATACCAGATATTTCTCAGACGCTCAAGTCCCTTATCTTAGAAGCCAACCATCATTACTGTCAGATCCGAAGACCTTTGAGTTGCCTTCTAACTACCGGAGCATGGATGTCTGTGCCAGTGACGGGACCTATAAAGGGTCATCCTTCACTATTTGTGAGCCTTCCAGGGTCGGTTTACCTTCAATAGGTTCTGTAGGCTGTCCTAAACCTTTCATAGGTTCTGGAGGCTGCACTGATCTCCAAGACTACAAACACTCATCCATCCTTGATCACCATGACTCATCCGCCAGTAAGATTTTTGCATCACTGGGAATGAATATGACAAAGGGCATAGATTCTAGGCCCTCCTCGCACAGTTTGGGCATTGCTCATGATGATCCTAAAGCAACTCTACAAGATGATGGTCTAAGAGGGCAACACCGCTGGGTCTCAGGGCCTTCTCCTGACTTTATCTCTTTGCCAGAAGATGACTCCTCCCTCTTCCATAGTAGTCTTTCGAAGGATGCATCTGTTATAAGTAATAGTTCATTGGAATTTGAGGAAGGCAATGGCTATCAAGAATTGAGGTCTTATCAATTAATGCACGATGAAGGTTATGATGATGGGTATTATCCAACTTCTGTGAGCTCCAGACTCCATTCGGATAATTATCAAAAGAGAACTAGTGTATTTTCTCGCTTGTCAAAGGCTTCAGAAACACGTAGGCAATGTAAGGTGGTATGCAAGCCATATAGAAATCCATCATTGGATCAACTTTTAGATGCCTTGTCTCAGAGGAGAGATCTGTTGAGTAAGATGGACAAAATGGTGCCGCAAAAATCAAGCATTCAGGATGATGACCAACAATATGAGAAAATAACTGATATGGAACCAGTGTTAGCTACATCAGTTGGTGAGTTTGAAACAAACAGCAAGGAAGTTGCTGAAGAAAGCAGTGAAATTCCTTTCTTGAATTTTAAACGTAGGAGTGAAGTTCGGAAGATGGAGGGTGGAAATGAAGCACGCGCTGATATAGAGGGCCGCAGTGATGAGGGATCGTTGGGAAAGAGGAGGAGACTGGTTAGGCCATCCTTCTGTGAAGATGAATGCCAAGATGTGCAAAAATCCTCTCAAGAAATCGTTAGAGGCGGTGTGTTGGTTAAAAATGGTGAGGCTGAGAATACGGTAGATGGTGATTCATCAGTCAGAATCTATGAAGAAAGTGGAAATAAAAGCAGTTCATCACCAGCTGGATGTACTCTTTCTTGTGTTATTGATAAATTGAAAATCGACTCTAATGGCTTAAACGCTTGTATGAATGACACTGCAGGAAGATGCTTGCTGAAGTCCAATGCTGACCACACAGTTGTGTCAACTTGGAATACTAAACATGAAGAAAAAGCAAATACTGCCTTACAAGCAGCTGGCGTTGATCTTTCTGTATTGCAAGGTTACAGCGAATCACGGCACCAAAAATTTGGTGAAGGGAGTGAAGCATTCTTAGTTAAAACCGATAATATTGAGTCAGAAGATTACCGTCCGCTCAAGTGGGAGAAGATTAGACTTGCCGAGTGA
- the LOC103718793 gene encoding uncharacterized protein LOC103718793 isoform X3, producing the protein MDCGEANAYGERHSVLMGAIFMCNRLTKKECLERKLFGLPSRQAGFLKNVKAGMLLFLFEHEERKLYGVFEATSDGALNIMPNAFLSSGKSYPAQILCKRIWFCKPLSEDEFRDAINENYYQPYKFDFGLSYDQVLRLIHLFSLKKIRVSQFQRGMPNKLIKQFENSYLGNERVRGKPGSSFDSYEHKPLLTSDDSVVVSQHGRDPTVPCATRALPDLTRSSSQNDYALRRTFPITSPYVHRYYDTVPGCGAELPYIDLGLNRPSLAEELNAHTRYFSDAQVPYLRSQPSLLSDPKTFELPSNYRSMDVCASDGTYKGSSFTICEPSRVGLPSIGSVGCPKPFIGSGGCTDLQDYKHSSILDHHDSSASKIFASLGMNMTKGIDSRPSSHSLGIAHDDPKATLQDDGLRGQHRWVSGPSPDFISLPEDDSSLFHSSLSKDASVISNSSLEFEEGNGYQELRSYQLMHDEGYDDGYYPTSVSSRLHSDNYQKRTSVFSRLSKASETRRQCKVVCKPYRNPSLDQLLDALSQRRDLLSKMDKMVPQKSSIQDDDQQYEKITDMEPVLATSVGEFETNSKEVAEESSEIPFLNFKRRSEVRKMEGGNEARADIEGRSDEGSLGKRRRLVRPSFCEDECQDVQKSSQEIVRGGVLVKNGEAENTVDGDSSVRIYEESGNKSSSSPAGCTLSCVIDKLKIDSNGLNACMNDTAGRCLLKSNADHTVVSTWNTKHEEKANTALQAAGVDLSVLQGYSESRHQKFGEGSEAFLVKTDNIESEDYRPLKWEKIRLAE; encoded by the exons ATGGATTGTGGTGAGGCAAATGCCTATGGTGAACGGCATTCTGTCCTTATGGGTGCAATTTTCATGTGCAACCGCTTGACAAAGAAGGAATGCCTTGAGCGAAAACTTTTTGGCCTTCCCTCTCGCCAAGCAGGTTTTCTGAAGAATGTTAAAGCTGGCATGCTGTTATTTCTCTTTGAGCATGAAGAGAGAAAACTATATGGTGTGTTTGAAGCAACTTCTGATGGTGCATTAAATATTATGCCTAATGCTTTTCTCTCATCAGGGAAGTCCTATCCTGCTCAG ATTCTTTGCAAGCGGATTTGGTTTTGTAAACCACTGTCTGAAGATGAATTTCGTGATGCTATTAATGAAAACTACTACCAGCCCTACAAATTTGATTTTGGTTTGTCATATGACCAG GTTTTAAGGCTTATTCACCTATTTTCTCTAAAGAAGATTAGAGTATCGCAGTTCCAGAGAGGGATGCCCAATAAACTCATAAAACAGTTTGAAAACTCATATTTGGGCAATGAGAGGGTGCGTGGAAAACCCGGGTCTAGCTTTGATTCATATGAACATAAGCCTCTTCTAACATCGGATGATTCTGTAGTTGTCTCTCAACATGGACGGGACCCAACAGTACCTTGTGCTACCAGAGCACTACCTGATTTGACTCGTTCATCATCTCAAAATGATTATGCTCTGAGGAGAACATTTCCTATTACTTCTCCCTATGTTCATCGTTATTACGACACTGTCCCAGGTTGTGGGGCTGAACTTCCCTATATTGATTTAGGCTTGAACCGTCCTTCCCTGGCTGAAGAATTGAATGCTCATACCAGATATTTCTCAGACGCTCAAGTCCCTTATCTTAGAAGCCAACCATCATTACTGTCAGATCCGAAGACCTTTGAGTTGCCTTCTAACTACCGGAGCATGGATGTCTGTGCCAGTGACGGGACCTATAAAGGGTCATCCTTCACTATTTGTGAGCCTTCCAGGGTCGGTTTACCTTCAATAGGTTCTGTAGGCTGTCCTAAACCTTTCATAGGTTCTGGAGGCTGCACTGATCTCCAAGACTACAAACACTCATCCATCCTTGATCACCATGACTCATCCGCCAGTAAGATTTTTGCATCACTGGGAATGAATATGACAAAGGGCATAGATTCTAGGCCCTCCTCGCACAGTTTGGGCATTGCTCATGATGATCCTAAAGCAACTCTACAAGATGATGGTCTAAGAGGGCAACACCGCTGGGTCTCAGGGCCTTCTCCTGACTTTATCTCTTTGCCAGAAGATGACTCCTCCCTCTTCCATAGTAGTCTTTCGAAGGATGCATCTGTTATAAGTAATAGTTCATTGGAATTTGAGGAAGGCAATGGCTATCAAGAATTGAGGTCTTATCAATTAATGCACGATGAAGGTTATGATGATGGGTATTATCCAACTTCTGTGAGCTCCAGACTCCATTCGGATAATTATCAAAAGAGAACTAGTGTATTTTCTCGCTTGTCAAAGGCTTCAGAAACACGTAGGCAATGTAAGGTGGTATGCAAGCCATATAGAAATCCATCATTGGATCAACTTTTAGATGCCTTGTCTCAGAGGAGAGATCTGTTGAGTAAGATGGACAAAATGGTGCCGCAAAAATCAAGCATTCAGGATGATGACCAACAATATGAGAAAATAACTGATATGGAACCAGTGTTAGCTACATCAGTTGGTGAGTTTGAAACAAACAGCAAGGAAGTTGCTGAAGAAAGCAGTGAAATTCCTTTCTTGAATTTTAAACGTAGGAGTGAAGTTCGGAAGATGGAGGGTGGAAATGAAGCACGCGCTGATATAGAGGGCCGCAGTGATGAGGGATCGTTGGGAAAGAGGAGGAGACTGGTTAGGCCATCCTTCTGTGAAGATGAATGCCAAGATGTGCAAAAATCCTCTCAAGAAATCGTTAGAGGCGGTGTGTTGGTTAAAAATGGTGAGGCTGAGAATACGGTAGATGGTGATTCATCAGTCAGAATCTATGAAGAAAGTGGAAATAAAAGCAGTTCATCACCAGCTGGATGTACTCTTTCTTGTGTTATTGATAAATTGAAAATCGACTCTAATGGCTTAAACGCTTGTATGAATGACACTGCAGGAAGATGCTTGCTGAAGTCCAATGCTGACCACACAGTTGTGTCAACTTGGAATACTAAACATGAAGAAAAAGCAAATACTGCCTTACAAGCAGCTGGCGTTGATCTTTCTGTATTGCAAGGTTACAGCGAATCACGGCACCAAAAATTTGGTGAAGGGAGTGAAGCATTCTTAGTTAAAACCGATAATATTGAGTCAGAAGATTACCGTCCGCTCAAGTGGGAGAAGATTAGACTTGCCGAGTGA
- the LOC103718793 gene encoding uncharacterized protein LOC103718793 isoform X2, protein MIVDSFSIFARKSMDCGEANAYGERHSVLMGAIFMCNRLTKKECLERKLFGLPSRQAGFLKNVKAGMLLFLFEHEERKLYGVFEATSDGALNIMPNAFLSSGKSYPAQILCKRIWFCKPLSEDEFRDAINENYYQPYKFDFGLSYDQVLRLIHLFSLKKIRVSQFQRGMPNKLIKQFENSYLGNERVRGKPGSSFDSYEHKPLLTSDDSVVVSQHGRDPTVPCATRALPDLTRSSSQNDYALRRTFPITSPYVHRYYDTVPGCGAELPYIDLGLNRPSLAEELNAHTRYFSDAQVPYLRSQPSLLSDPKTFELPSNYRSMDVCASDGTYKGSSFTICEPSRVGLPSIGSVGCPKPFIGSGGCTDLQDYKHSSILDHHDSSASKIFASLGMNMTKGIDSRPSSHSLGIAHDDPKATLQDDGLRGQHRWVSGPSPDFISLPEDDSSLFHSSLSKDASVISNSSLEFEEGNGYQELRSYQLMHDEGYDDGYYPTSVSSRLHSDNYQKRTSVFSRLSKASETRRQCKVVCKPYRNPSLDQLLDALSQRRDLLSKMDKMVPQKSSIQDDDQQYEKITDMEPVLATSVGEFETNSKEVAEESSEIPFLNFKRRSEVRKMEGGNEARADIEGRSDEGSLGKRRRLVRPSFCEDECQDVQKSSQEIVRGGVLVKNGEAENTVDGDSSVRIYEESGNKSSSSPAGCTLSCVIDKLKIDSNGLNACMNDTAGRCLLKSNADHTVVSTWNTKHEEKANTALQAAGVDLSVLQGYSESRHQKFGEGSEAFLVKTDNIESEDYRPLKWEKIRLAE, encoded by the exons ATGATTGTTGACAGTTTTAGCATTTTTGCAAGGAAATCCATGGATTGTGGTGAGGCAAATGCCTATGGTGAACGGCATTCTGTCCTTATGGGTGCAATTTTCATGTGCAACCGCTTGACAAAGAAGGAATGCCTTGAGCGAAAACTTTTTGGCCTTCCCTCTCGCCAAGCAGGTTTTCTGAAGAATGTTAAAGCTGGCATGCTGTTATTTCTCTTTGAGCATGAAGAGAGAAAACTATATGGTGTGTTTGAAGCAACTTCTGATGGTGCATTAAATATTATGCCTAATGCTTTTCTCTCATCAGGGAAGTCCTATCCTGCTCAG ATTCTTTGCAAGCGGATTTGGTTTTGTAAACCACTGTCTGAAGATGAATTTCGTGATGCTATTAATGAAAACTACTACCAGCCCTACAAATTTGATTTTGGTTTGTCATATGACCAG GTTTTAAGGCTTATTCACCTATTTTCTCTAAAGAAGATTAGAGTATCGCAGTTCCAGAGAGGGATGCCCAATAAACTCATAAAACAGTTTGAAAACTCATATTTGGGCAATGAGAGGGTGCGTGGAAAACCCGGGTCTAGCTTTGATTCATATGAACATAAGCCTCTTCTAACATCGGATGATTCTGTAGTTGTCTCTCAACATGGACGGGACCCAACAGTACCTTGTGCTACCAGAGCACTACCTGATTTGACTCGTTCATCATCTCAAAATGATTATGCTCTGAGGAGAACATTTCCTATTACTTCTCCCTATGTTCATCGTTATTACGACACTGTCCCAGGTTGTGGGGCTGAACTTCCCTATATTGATTTAGGCTTGAACCGTCCTTCCCTGGCTGAAGAATTGAATGCTCATACCAGATATTTCTCAGACGCTCAAGTCCCTTATCTTAGAAGCCAACCATCATTACTGTCAGATCCGAAGACCTTTGAGTTGCCTTCTAACTACCGGAGCATGGATGTCTGTGCCAGTGACGGGACCTATAAAGGGTCATCCTTCACTATTTGTGAGCCTTCCAGGGTCGGTTTACCTTCAATAGGTTCTGTAGGCTGTCCTAAACCTTTCATAGGTTCTGGAGGCTGCACTGATCTCCAAGACTACAAACACTCATCCATCCTTGATCACCATGACTCATCCGCCAGTAAGATTTTTGCATCACTGGGAATGAATATGACAAAGGGCATAGATTCTAGGCCCTCCTCGCACAGTTTGGGCATTGCTCATGATGATCCTAAAGCAACTCTACAAGATGATGGTCTAAGAGGGCAACACCGCTGGGTCTCAGGGCCTTCTCCTGACTTTATCTCTTTGCCAGAAGATGACTCCTCCCTCTTCCATAGTAGTCTTTCGAAGGATGCATCTGTTATAAGTAATAGTTCATTGGAATTTGAGGAAGGCAATGGCTATCAAGAATTGAGGTCTTATCAATTAATGCACGATGAAGGTTATGATGATGGGTATTATCCAACTTCTGTGAGCTCCAGACTCCATTCGGATAATTATCAAAAGAGAACTAGTGTATTTTCTCGCTTGTCAAAGGCTTCAGAAACACGTAGGCAATGTAAGGTGGTATGCAAGCCATATAGAAATCCATCATTGGATCAACTTTTAGATGCCTTGTCTCAGAGGAGAGATCTGTTGAGTAAGATGGACAAAATGGTGCCGCAAAAATCAAGCATTCAGGATGATGACCAACAATATGAGAAAATAACTGATATGGAACCAGTGTTAGCTACATCAGTTGGTGAGTTTGAAACAAACAGCAAGGAAGTTGCTGAAGAAAGCAGTGAAATTCCTTTCTTGAATTTTAAACGTAGGAGTGAAGTTCGGAAGATGGAGGGTGGAAATGAAGCACGCGCTGATATAGAGGGCCGCAGTGATGAGGGATCGTTGGGAAAGAGGAGGAGACTGGTTAGGCCATCCTTCTGTGAAGATGAATGCCAAGATGTGCAAAAATCCTCTCAAGAAATCGTTAGAGGCGGTGTGTTGGTTAAAAATGGTGAGGCTGAGAATACGGTAGATGGTGATTCATCAGTCAGAATCTATGAAGAAAGTGGAAATAAAAGCAGTTCATCACCAGCTGGATGTACTCTTTCTTGTGTTATTGATAAATTGAAAATCGACTCTAATGGCTTAAACGCTTGTATGAATGACACTGCAGGAAGATGCTTGCTGAAGTCCAATGCTGACCACACAGTTGTGTCAACTTGGAATACTAAACATGAAGAAAAAGCAAATACTGCCTTACAAGCAGCTGGCGTTGATCTTTCTGTATTGCAAGGTTACAGCGAATCACGGCACCAAAAATTTGGTGAAGGGAGTGAAGCATTCTTAGTTAAAACCGATAATATTGAGTCAGAAGATTACCGTCCGCTCAAGTGGGAGAAGATTAGACTTGCCGAGTGA